Proteins encoded within one genomic window of Amycolatopsis sp. 2-15:
- a CDS encoding SUMF1/EgtB/PvdO family nonheme iron enzyme, translating into MTAPFDPLVPRPIDRPADVPLTPLTDEQLVALDEAKIFAAPADPADRPAWRENLRRWREDSRRRHGYTGEAYERPGAAWAARCHTVAQVWLWDELLYSFAEHKFTPEVFLADARERFGGLDAVVLWHAYPVIGLDDRNQWDYYRDVPGLAELVKALHDAGLHVFVDYNPWDVGTRRGADDLSELAALVEDFEADGVFLDTLKKAEPGFVERLEAARPGIVLEGESKLPVERIADHTASWAQFFADSPVPGVLRAHWYERRHMQHHVRRWHRDHSEELQSAWLNGVGVMVWEVVFGVWVGWSARDAATVRRMVTVQRAAGDLLLGGEWTPLAELTDGAEAAGVYASSWELDGVTLWTLVNRGDTDYTGEVLPAGPGKVLDLLGGVPARGIGAVLHLADGTPEPAWLPELADALTSAPHDAHSRFPHRIAQRVSPQRTNGTPAADAVTVPAGPYVLTVRYQARETGMYQGAPYVDEWKPLPPRLHDARTLQRDGSLATSVAVAATEVTNAQFAEFLTATGYRPACAHRFLAHWIDGVPGNPDEPVTFVDLDDARAYCAWRGGRLPTEDEWQLVGETGGLRRGAPAVWNWTESEHSDGRTRFVMLKGGSDYRAEGSEWYVEGGRHAPDVSVKLLLPGLGLARAATVGFRCAWEVTA; encoded by the coding sequence ATGACCGCCCCGTTCGACCCCCTCGTGCCGCGTCCGATCGACCGGCCGGCGGACGTTCCGCTCACCCCGCTCACCGACGAGCAGCTCGTCGCCCTCGACGAGGCCAAGATCTTCGCCGCACCCGCGGACCCGGCCGACCGGCCGGCGTGGCGGGAAAACCTGCGGCGCTGGCGCGAGGATTCCCGCCGCCGCCACGGCTACACCGGTGAGGCCTACGAGCGTCCCGGCGCCGCGTGGGCCGCCCGCTGCCACACCGTGGCGCAGGTCTGGCTGTGGGACGAGCTGCTGTACTCCTTCGCCGAGCACAAGTTCACGCCCGAGGTGTTCCTCGCCGACGCCCGCGAGCGCTTCGGCGGCCTCGACGCCGTCGTGCTGTGGCACGCCTACCCCGTGATCGGGCTCGACGACCGCAACCAGTGGGACTACTACCGCGACGTCCCCGGCCTGGCCGAGCTCGTCAAGGCGCTGCACGACGCCGGCCTGCACGTGTTCGTGGACTACAACCCGTGGGACGTCGGCACCCGCCGCGGCGCCGACGACCTCAGCGAGCTGGCCGCCCTCGTCGAGGACTTCGAGGCCGACGGTGTTTTCCTCGACACGCTCAAGAAAGCCGAACCGGGTTTCGTCGAACGGCTCGAAGCCGCGCGGCCCGGGATCGTGCTGGAGGGCGAGTCGAAGCTGCCGGTCGAGCGCATCGCCGACCACACGGCGTCGTGGGCCCAGTTCTTCGCCGACTCGCCCGTGCCCGGTGTGCTGCGCGCGCACTGGTACGAGCGGCGCCACATGCAGCACCACGTGCGCCGCTGGCACCGCGACCACTCCGAGGAACTGCAGTCGGCGTGGCTCAACGGCGTCGGCGTGATGGTGTGGGAAGTCGTGTTCGGCGTGTGGGTCGGCTGGTCGGCCCGCGACGCCGCGACCGTGCGGCGCATGGTGACCGTGCAGCGCGCGGCCGGTGACCTGCTGCTGGGCGGCGAGTGGACCCCGCTCGCCGAGCTGACCGACGGGGCCGAGGCCGCCGGCGTCTACGCGTCCAGCTGGGAGCTCGACGGGGTGACACTGTGGACACTCGTCAACCGCGGCGACACGGACTACACCGGCGAGGTACTGCCCGCCGGCCCCGGAAAGGTCCTCGACCTGCTCGGCGGTGTGCCCGCTCGTGGCATCGGCGCGGTGCTGCACCTCGCCGACGGCACTCCCGAACCCGCGTGGCTTCCGGAGCTGGCTGACGCGTTGACGTCCGCGCCGCACGACGCCCACTCCCGGTTCCCGCACCGGATCGCGCAACGAGTGAGTCCACAAAGGACTAATGGCACGCCTGCCGCCGATGCCGTCACGGTGCCGGCCGGGCCGTACGTGCTGACCGTGCGCTACCAGGCCCGCGAAACCGGGATGTACCAGGGCGCGCCCTACGTCGACGAGTGGAAACCCCTCCCGCCGCGGCTGCACGACGCCCGCACCCTCCAGCGTGACGGCTCGCTCGCGACCTCGGTCGCGGTGGCGGCCACTGAGGTCACCAACGCGCAGTTCGCCGAGTTCCTCACCGCCACCGGCTACCGGCCCGCCTGTGCACACCGATTCCTCGCGCACTGGATCGACGGTGTGCCAGGGAATCCGGACGAGCCCGTGACCTTTGTGGACCTCGACGACGCCCGCGCCTACTGTGCGTGGCGCGGCGGCCGGCTGCCCACCGAGGACGAGTGGCAGCTGGTGGGGGAGACCGGCGGCCTGCGCCGCGGCGCGCCGGCCGTGTGGAACTGGACCGAGAGCGAGCACTCCGACGGGCGGACGCGGTTCGTGATGCTCAAAGGCGGCAGTGACTACCGGGCCGAGGGCTCCGAGTGGTACGTCGAGGGCGGCCGCCACGCCCCGGACGTCAGTGTGAAGCTGCTGCTGCCCGGGCTGGGCCTCGCGCGCGCCGCGACGGTCGGGTTCCGCTGCGCTTGGGAGGTGACGGCATGA
- a CDS encoding MFS transporter: MSAGVPPAAVRLETLIGDRRVGRFHVLLLALTGSVMFLDGLDTQAISFVAPVVAKEWHLPVAALGPLFSASIVGLMVGYLLLAPLAARIEHRRLIALSVALFGVFTLLCVFATDETQLIVFRFFTGVGLGGAIPSAVALASEFAPARRRSTFVMFSYCWLALGFVAASLLSGVLIPAWGWRSIFLIGGVLPLAVSVVLAVWLPRSPVHLLQRGEHAELHATLRRLVPDLSPHTTFVRDEPAAAKATRRDVLGRHRLAATLLLWLAFALNLGVFYAVLSWLPTVLLRLGHPTSTAVTATALVTVGGIAAALVIGPAMDKRGAFVTLGTVYLIGSALIAVLGFALTGSSGLLLAAAFLAGTCVTGGQMSVIALAAVLYPPRVRSTGVGWALGIGRAGGIVGPLLVGAALGAGAGARVVFLVMAAVFLLASGTVAVLSRVSRPAEVPVPQADPRPATAG, translated from the coding sequence ATGTCCGCAGGAGTTCCGCCCGCCGCGGTGCGGCTCGAGACACTCATCGGCGACCGGCGGGTCGGCCGGTTCCACGTGCTGCTGCTCGCGCTGACCGGCTCGGTCATGTTCCTCGACGGCCTCGACACGCAGGCGATCAGCTTCGTCGCCCCGGTCGTGGCGAAGGAGTGGCACCTGCCGGTCGCGGCGCTGGGGCCGCTGTTCTCCGCGTCGATCGTCGGGCTGATGGTGGGGTACCTGCTGCTGGCACCGCTGGCGGCGCGGATCGAGCATCGGCGACTGATCGCGCTGTCGGTCGCACTGTTCGGCGTCTTCACGCTGCTGTGCGTGTTCGCGACGGACGAGACGCAGCTGATCGTGTTCCGCTTCTTCACGGGGGTGGGGCTCGGCGGAGCGATCCCGAGTGCCGTCGCGCTCGCCAGCGAGTTCGCACCCGCCCGCCGGCGCTCGACGTTCGTGATGTTCAGCTACTGCTGGCTGGCGCTGGGATTCGTCGCGGCGAGCCTGCTGTCCGGCGTCCTCATCCCGGCTTGGGGCTGGCGCTCGATCTTCCTCATCGGCGGAGTGCTGCCCCTCGCGGTGTCGGTCGTGCTCGCGGTCTGGCTGCCCCGGTCCCCTGTGCACCTCCTCCAGCGCGGTGAGCACGCCGAACTCCACGCGACGCTGCGCCGCCTCGTCCCCGACCTCAGCCCCCACACCACCTTCGTCCGCGACGAGCCGGCGGCCGCGAAAGCCACCCGGCGCGACGTCCTGGGCCGGCACCGCCTCGCGGCCACCCTGCTGCTGTGGCTCGCGTTCGCCCTGAACCTCGGGGTGTTCTACGCCGTGCTCAGCTGGCTGCCGACGGTGCTGCTCCGCCTCGGTCACCCGACGTCGACGGCGGTCACGGCCACCGCGCTCGTCACCGTCGGCGGCATCGCCGCGGCGCTGGTCATCGGCCCGGCCATGGACAAGCGCGGTGCGTTCGTCACGCTCGGCACCGTTTACCTGATCGGCTCGGCCCTCATCGCCGTGCTGGGTTTCGCGCTCACCGGCTCGAGCGGACTGCTGCTCGCGGCCGCCTTCCTCGCCGGCACGTGCGTGACCGGTGGCCAGATGAGCGTGATCGCCCTCGCCGCGGTGCTCTACCCGCCGCGGGTCCGCTCGACGGGTGTCGGCTGGGCGCTCGGCATCGGGCGCGCCGGCGGCATCGTCGGCCCCCTGCTCGTCGGGGCCGCCCTCGGCGCGGGCGCCGGTGCGCGGGTGGTGTTCCTCGTGATGGCGGCCGTGTTCCTGCTCGCCAGCGGCACGGTCGCCGTGCTGAGCCGCGTGAGCCGGCCCGCGGAAGTCCCGGTTCCGCAAGCCGACCCGCGTCCGGCCACGGCGGGTTAA
- a CDS encoding CaiB/BaiF CoA transferase family protein, protein MTTSRDSAGGALAGLRVVDASTLFAGPMAAMHLGDMGAEVIKVEHPRRPDPSRTHGVAKDGVNLWWKTLGRNKRTITADLGSEGGREVFLALAAEADVVIENFRPGTLERWRLGYDELSARNPQLVLARVTGFGQFGPYRSRPGFGTLAEAMSGFAATTGEPDGPPTLPPFGLADGVASLATAYAIMVALAARATSGRGQVVDTAIIEPILAMLGPQITRWDQLRTVQPRTGNRSINNAPRNTYRTADGQWVAVSTSAQSVAERVVRLVGRPDLADQPWFARGADRAQHADELDEAVGGWIAQRSRAEVVAAFEEAQAAVAPIYDAADIVADPQFRALGTIHEIDDPELGPILMQGPLFRLSGNDGVIGFTGRPHGADTDTVLKELGFSAERIAELREGGAV, encoded by the coding sequence ATGACGACTTCGCGGGATTCCGCCGGTGGCGCGCTGGCCGGGTTGCGGGTGGTGGACGCGTCCACGCTCTTCGCCGGGCCGATGGCCGCGATGCACCTGGGTGACATGGGCGCCGAGGTGATCAAGGTCGAGCACCCGCGCCGGCCCGACCCGTCGCGCACGCACGGCGTCGCCAAAGACGGGGTGAACCTGTGGTGGAAAACGCTCGGGCGCAACAAGCGCACCATCACCGCGGACCTCGGCAGCGAAGGCGGGCGTGAGGTGTTCCTGGCGTTGGCCGCCGAGGCCGACGTGGTGATCGAGAACTTCCGCCCCGGCACCCTCGAACGCTGGCGCCTCGGCTACGACGAGCTTTCGGCCCGCAACCCGCAGCTCGTGCTCGCTCGCGTCACCGGGTTCGGCCAGTTCGGCCCGTACCGCTCGCGCCCCGGCTTCGGCACCCTCGCCGAGGCGATGAGCGGGTTCGCCGCCACCACGGGCGAGCCGGACGGCCCGCCGACGCTCCCGCCGTTCGGCCTCGCCGACGGCGTCGCGTCCCTGGCCACCGCCTACGCGATCATGGTCGCGCTTGCGGCCCGCGCCACGAGCGGGCGCGGGCAGGTCGTGGACACCGCGATCATCGAGCCGATCCTCGCGATGCTCGGCCCGCAGATCACGCGGTGGGACCAGCTTCGGACCGTGCAGCCGCGCACGGGCAACCGGTCCATCAACAACGCGCCGCGCAACACCTACCGCACCGCCGACGGCCAGTGGGTCGCCGTGTCCACCTCGGCGCAGTCGGTGGCCGAGCGCGTGGTGCGGCTCGTCGGCCGGCCCGACCTGGCCGACCAGCCGTGGTTCGCCCGCGGCGCCGACCGGGCCCAGCACGCCGACGAGCTCGACGAAGCCGTCGGCGGCTGGATCGCCCAGCGCAGCCGCGCGGAGGTCGTCGCCGCGTTCGAGGAGGCGCAGGCCGCGGTCGCCCCCATCTACGACGCCGCCGACATCGTCGCCGACCCCCAGTTCCGCGCCCTCGGCACCATCCACGAGATCGACGACCCCGAGCTCGGCCCGATCCTCATGCAGGGCCCGCTCTTCCGCCTCTCCGGCAACGACGGCGTCATCGGCTTCACCGGCCGCCCCCACGGCGCCGACACCGACACCGTGCTGAAGGAACTGGGCTTCTCGGCGGAACGCATCGCCGAACTTCGCGAAGGGGGTGCGGTATGA
- a CDS encoding ADP-ribosylglycohydrolase family protein, with protein MRLTWAQPEDLLAHELVQSSVEGRDTADVRKRWVAAGGDPVPAVSGAGPNPAPPALRALARTLLGELAAVPASPAPDEPDEWEAILATLPAAPDLPLGLRDGRVLGAWTGRAAGCLLGKPVEKIPREGIEEILRATGRWPLEKWFTAVGLPADVAARWPWNKRSAPTSLEENIHGMPEDDDLNYPMLALTLLETRGRGFTTEDVAQLWLDNLPAGRVFTAERAAYRNILDARPVPETATHLNPFREWIGALIRTDVFGWVSPGDLRTAAHLAWTDARLSHTRNGVYGAMWAAALASAAMVCDTVDEVLDAAFTVIPPGSRLAEAVRLGRAAASSGDIRIGLDRLHAAYGELHWVHVLGNAAVIAYALAKGAGEFGPSVSIAVTAGWDTDSAAATVGGVVGALRGVAGIGDQWVKPLDGRIATSLPGGEQKITDLAARTIALAPAERGA; from the coding sequence GTGAGGCTGACCTGGGCCCAGCCCGAGGACCTGCTCGCGCACGAGCTCGTGCAGTCCTCTGTGGAGGGCCGTGACACCGCGGACGTGCGGAAACGCTGGGTGGCGGCGGGCGGCGACCCCGTTCCCGCCGTGAGCGGCGCCGGGCCGAACCCGGCGCCGCCCGCCCTGCGGGCGCTGGCGCGCACACTGCTCGGCGAGCTCGCCGCGGTCCCGGCCTCGCCGGCGCCCGACGAGCCGGACGAGTGGGAAGCGATCCTCGCCACGCTGCCGGCCGCGCCGGACCTGCCCCTGGGCCTGCGCGACGGGCGGGTGCTCGGCGCGTGGACCGGGCGGGCCGCCGGGTGCCTGCTGGGCAAGCCGGTGGAGAAGATCCCGCGCGAGGGCATCGAGGAGATCCTGCGCGCCACGGGCCGGTGGCCGCTCGAGAAGTGGTTCACCGCCGTCGGGCTGCCCGCCGACGTCGCCGCGCGCTGGCCGTGGAACAAGCGCTCGGCGCCGACGTCGCTCGAGGAGAACATCCACGGCATGCCCGAGGACGACGACCTCAATTACCCGATGCTGGCGCTCACCCTGCTCGAGACGCGCGGGCGCGGCTTCACCACCGAGGACGTCGCCCAGCTGTGGCTCGACAACCTCCCGGCCGGGCGCGTGTTCACGGCCGAGCGGGCGGCCTACCGCAACATCCTCGACGCCCGCCCGGTGCCCGAGACCGCGACGCACCTCAACCCGTTCCGCGAGTGGATCGGCGCGCTGATCCGCACGGACGTCTTCGGCTGGGTCTCCCCGGGCGACCTGCGCACGGCCGCGCACCTGGCGTGGACCGACGCCCGCCTGAGCCACACCCGCAACGGCGTCTACGGCGCCATGTGGGCGGCGGCCCTGGCGTCGGCGGCGATGGTGTGCGACACCGTGGATGAGGTGCTCGACGCCGCGTTCACGGTCATCCCGCCGGGCAGCCGGTTGGCGGAGGCGGTGCGGCTCGGTCGCGCGGCCGCGTCTTCGGGCGACATCCGCATCGGCCTCGACCGCCTCCACGCCGCCTACGGTGAGCTGCACTGGGTCCACGTGCTCGGCAACGCGGCCGTGATCGCCTACGCGCTGGCCAAGGGCGCCGGCGAGTTCGGCCCGAGCGTCTCCATCGCCGTCACGGCGGGCTGGGACACCGACTCCGCCGCGGCGACGGTCGGCGGCGTGGTCGGCGCTTTGCGCGGCGTGGCCGGGATCGGCGACCAGTGGGTCAAGCCCCTGGACGGCCGCATCGCGACGTCATTGCCGGGCGGCGAACAGAAGATCACCGACCTGGCGGCCCGGACGATCGCGCTGGCGCCCGCGGAGCGTGGGGCGTGA
- a CDS encoding DUF6010 family protein has protein sequence MTEVLLPIAIGLVYVLLSSLIPEPHRRKFNALMVAGAGAAYLSGGELGVWELVFCAVMTLAAFRGLDSWTFIGIGWLLHTAWDVVHHLKGAPILPFAADSSFGCALTDPVIALWAFAGGRSPWAWLRRKTPAAVDG, from the coding sequence ATGACCGAAGTGCTGCTGCCGATCGCGATCGGCCTGGTGTACGTGCTGCTCTCGTCCCTGATCCCCGAGCCGCATCGCCGGAAATTCAACGCCCTCATGGTCGCCGGCGCGGGCGCCGCCTATCTCTCGGGCGGCGAGCTGGGGGTGTGGGAGCTGGTGTTCTGCGCCGTGATGACGCTGGCCGCCTTCCGCGGACTGGACTCGTGGACGTTCATCGGGATCGGCTGGCTGCTGCACACGGCGTGGGACGTCGTCCACCACCTCAAGGGCGCGCCGATCCTGCCGTTCGCGGCGGACTCGTCGTTCGGGTGCGCGCTGACGGACCCGGTGATCGCGCTGTGGGCGTTCGCGGGCGGGCGCAGTCCGTGGGCGTGGCTGCGCCGGAAGACCCCGGCCGCGGTGGACGGCTAG
- a CDS encoding Na+/H+ antiporter NhaA has product MPTSEMSMGRMSMSGPSSSPLRTFLRTESGSAGILAAAIVVALAWANLAPGTYDAVWNWVLSVRIGPLSAALPVRDWVNSGLMTLFFLVVGLEARREFDLGDLRERRRLILPAVAGLAGMAVPVLIYLALNGGGPGAHGWGAAMSTDTALALGVFTVVGQGAPERIRTFVLTVFVVDDIVALVVIALAYSGHVDLMAVGIAAVAYAGVLASRRLDYRYRKPVFTALALTVWGALLTSGIDPVVAGLAVGLATSAYVPKRDSLEETTQLVRLFREQPTAEAASSASKRLSATLSANARLRHAFHRVTSYVVVPLFALANAGITVNTEVLASAVTAPITVGIFLAYVLGKPVAVFGSSWLLTRLTGGALQPQVGWAGVLSGGAMAGVGFTVSLLIADLAFTGRELEEAKLGVLAAAAGAALLTFLVQKITAELPEEVRTRALLGDAPLLTDLIAPVDLSRDHVRGPEDAAVTVVEYGDFECPWTGMAAPTARELLAENSDIRYVWRHLPLHDIHPHAQLAAEAAEAAGAQGAFWPMHDLLLGNQTDLHFDALVGYAEQLGLDVDRFREDLLRRRFAGHVERDVESADLSGVAGTPTFFVNDRRHDGPQDLATLTTVITGARTRVAAFGPAAAIEATAA; this is encoded by the coding sequence ATGCCCACGTCCGAGATGTCGATGGGCCGGATGTCGATGTCCGGGCCGTCGTCGAGCCCGCTGCGGACGTTCCTGCGGACCGAGTCCGGCAGCGCCGGGATCCTCGCCGCGGCGATTGTGGTGGCCCTGGCCTGGGCGAACCTGGCGCCGGGCACGTACGACGCCGTGTGGAACTGGGTGCTGAGCGTGCGGATCGGGCCGCTGAGCGCCGCGCTGCCGGTGCGCGACTGGGTCAACAGCGGCCTGATGACACTGTTCTTCCTGGTGGTGGGGCTGGAGGCGCGGCGCGAGTTCGACCTCGGCGACCTGCGCGAGCGCCGCCGCCTGATCCTGCCCGCCGTCGCCGGGCTGGCCGGCATGGCGGTGCCGGTGCTGATATACCTGGCGCTCAACGGCGGCGGGCCCGGCGCGCACGGCTGGGGCGCGGCGATGTCGACCGACACCGCGCTGGCGCTGGGCGTGTTCACCGTGGTCGGGCAGGGTGCGCCCGAGCGGATCCGCACGTTCGTGCTCACCGTGTTCGTGGTCGACGACATCGTGGCCCTGGTGGTCATCGCGCTGGCGTACAGCGGCCACGTGGACCTCATGGCGGTCGGGATCGCCGCCGTCGCCTACGCCGGGGTGCTGGCGAGCCGCCGGCTCGACTACCGCTACCGCAAGCCGGTGTTCACCGCACTGGCGCTCACGGTGTGGGGCGCGCTGCTGACCAGCGGGATCGACCCGGTCGTGGCCGGTCTGGCGGTGGGGCTCGCGACCTCGGCGTACGTGCCGAAGCGCGATTCACTGGAGGAGACGACCCAGCTGGTGCGCCTGTTCCGCGAGCAGCCCACCGCGGAGGCGGCCAGCTCGGCGAGCAAGCGGCTGAGCGCCACACTCTCGGCCAACGCCCGGCTGCGCCACGCCTTCCACCGCGTGACGAGCTACGTCGTCGTCCCGCTGTTCGCGCTGGCCAACGCCGGCATCACCGTGAACACCGAGGTGCTGGCGAGCGCGGTGACCGCGCCGATCACCGTCGGGATCTTCCTCGCCTACGTGCTGGGCAAGCCGGTCGCGGTGTTCGGCTCCTCGTGGCTGCTCACCCGGTTGACCGGCGGCGCGCTGCAGCCGCAGGTCGGCTGGGCCGGCGTGCTGAGCGGCGGCGCGATGGCGGGCGTCGGGTTCACCGTGTCGTTGCTGATCGCCGACCTCGCCTTCACCGGGCGGGAGTTGGAGGAGGCGAAGCTGGGTGTCCTCGCCGCGGCGGCGGGTGCGGCGCTGCTGACCTTCCTCGTGCAGAAGATCACGGCCGAGCTGCCGGAAGAGGTGCGGACTCGCGCACTGCTCGGCGACGCTCCCCTGCTGACCGACCTCATCGCTCCGGTCGATCTGAGCCGCGACCACGTGCGCGGGCCGGAGGACGCCGCGGTGACCGTGGTCGAGTACGGCGACTTCGAGTGCCCCTGGACCGGCATGGCCGCGCCGACCGCGCGCGAGCTGCTGGCCGAGAACAGCGACATCCGCTACGTGTGGCGCCACCTGCCGCTGCACGACATCCACCCCCACGCGCAGCTGGCGGCCGAGGCCGCCGAGGCGGCGGGCGCGCAGGGCGCGTTCTGGCCGATGCACGACCTGCTGCTGGGCAACCAGACCGACCTGCACTTCGACGCCCTCGTCGGGTACGCCGAGCAGCTGGGCCTCGACGTCGACCGGTTCCGTGAGGACCTGCTGCGCCGCAGGTTCGCCGGTCACGTCGAGCGTGACGTCGAGTCGGCCGACCTCAGCGGTGTGGCCGGGACCCCGACGTTCTTCGTCAACGACCGGCGCCACGACGGCCCGCAGGACCTCGCGACCCTCACCACCGTGATCACCGGCGCCCGCACCCGCGTGGCCGCTTTCGGCCCCGCGGCGGCGATCGAGGCCACCGCGGCCTGA
- a CDS encoding HpcH/HpaI aldolase/citrate lyase family protein, whose amino-acid sequence MSTTPPLTFLYAPADRPDRVQKALASEADVVLVDLEDAVAPAHKGEARGNVVRMLADLPEGRRVQVRVNHPSTPWHEADVAALAGLPVAVGVRMPKVEAAEEVLAFAAALPGRELHPLIESALGVERALQIATASPRVASIGLGEADLRSDLGVDDEAGLTWARSRVIVAARAARLAPPAMSAYTNVRDLAGLAASCRAGRALGFRGRTAIHPAQLATIRAAFLPSAEEVARASEVVARVADATAAGVGAIALADGTFLDVAMVERARTVLALANADPVS is encoded by the coding sequence ATGAGCACCACTCCGCCGTTGACCTTCCTCTACGCCCCGGCCGACCGGCCCGATCGGGTGCAGAAGGCGCTGGCGTCGGAGGCCGACGTGGTGCTCGTGGACCTCGAGGACGCCGTGGCGCCGGCGCACAAGGGGGAGGCGCGCGGGAACGTCGTGCGGATGCTGGCGGATCTGCCCGAGGGGCGCCGGGTGCAGGTGCGCGTGAATCACCCCAGCACGCCGTGGCACGAGGCGGACGTCGCGGCGCTGGCCGGGCTGCCGGTGGCGGTCGGGGTGCGGATGCCGAAGGTGGAGGCGGCCGAGGAGGTGCTGGCGTTCGCGGCGGCGTTGCCGGGGCGGGAGCTGCACCCGTTGATCGAGTCGGCGCTGGGGGTGGAGCGGGCGTTGCAGATCGCGACCGCGTCGCCGCGGGTGGCGTCGATCGGGCTGGGTGAGGCGGATCTGCGGTCGGACCTGGGGGTGGACGACGAAGCCGGGCTGACGTGGGCGCGCAGTCGCGTGATCGTGGCGGCGCGGGCCGCGCGGCTCGCGCCGCCGGCGATGTCGGCTTACACCAACGTGCGCGACCTCGCCGGGCTGGCGGCGTCGTGCCGGGCCGGGCGGGCGCTCGGGTTCCGCGGGCGCACGGCGATCCACCCGGCCCAGCTCGCCACGATCCGAGCCGCGTTCCTGCCGAGCGCGGAGGAGGTGGCGCGGGCCAGCGAGGTCGTCGCGCGCGTCGCCGACGCCACGGCGGCCGGGGTCGGGGCGATCGCACTGGCCGACGGGACGTTCCTCGACGTCGCGATGGTCGAGCGCGCTCGCACCGTGCTGGCCCTGGCGAACGCGGACCCCGTGTCTTAA
- a CDS encoding ribokinase: protein MTGTVVVVGSANVDLVVDAPRPPRAGETILGGRLRRSPGGKGANQAVGAALAGGAHTTFVGALGEDEAGDLILLSLGGAGVRTDLVARTKAATGTAFITVSPDGENAIVVAPGANERVRIGEVEAARIAAADVVLAQLEIPLAVVRAAAAARKPGALLVLNAAPSRELPGDFWAALDVLVVNEHEAADLGGTEELLERVPAVVVTLGGDGCLVAERGQEPVTVPGIRVDTVDTTGAGDTFCGVLAAGLAQGRSLAEAARVACVAGALAVTRPGAQAAVPTAEEVAAFAAGEKVR from the coding sequence GTGACCGGGACGGTGGTCGTGGTCGGGTCGGCGAACGTCGACCTGGTCGTCGACGCGCCGCGCCCGCCACGGGCCGGGGAGACGATCCTCGGCGGGCGGCTGCGGCGCAGCCCCGGCGGCAAGGGCGCGAACCAGGCGGTGGGTGCCGCCCTGGCCGGGGGAGCGCACACGACGTTCGTGGGCGCCCTCGGCGAGGACGAAGCCGGGGACCTGATCCTGCTGTCGCTGGGTGGCGCCGGCGTGCGGACCGACCTCGTCGCACGGACGAAAGCGGCAACGGGCACGGCGTTCATCACCGTGTCGCCGGACGGCGAGAACGCGATTGTCGTCGCGCCCGGTGCCAACGAGCGCGTGCGGATCGGCGAGGTGGAAGCCGCGCGGATCGCGGCGGCCGACGTGGTGCTGGCGCAGCTGGAGATCCCGCTCGCGGTGGTGCGCGCCGCCGCGGCCGCGCGCAAGCCGGGTGCGCTGTTGGTGCTCAACGCCGCGCCGTCGCGGGAGCTGCCGGGTGATTTCTGGGCCGCGCTCGACGTGCTCGTGGTCAACGAGCACGAAGCCGCCGACCTCGGCGGTACCGAGGAGCTGCTCGAACGTGTGCCCGCCGTGGTGGTCACCCTCGGCGGCGACGGTTGCCTCGTGGCCGAGCGTGGCCAGGAACCCGTGACCGTGCCCGGGATCCGGGTGGACACTGTGGACACCACCGGCGCCGGCGACACCTTCTGCGGTGTGCTCGCCGCGGGTCTCGCTCAAGGCCGATCGCTCGCCGAAGCCGCGCGGGTCGCGTGCGTGGCCGGCGCGCTCGCCGTTACGCGGCCCGGTGCGCAGGCCGCCGTTCCCACCGCTGAAGAGGTCGCGGCTTTCGCGGCCGGAGAAAAGGTGCGATGA